The Acholeplasma laidlawii PG-8A DNA window CACCTAGTACATGTAAACATAGAAAATTGAACTGATACCAAAAAGTTGTACTTTGTGTATAATACAAGTATATGCAAGAGGTATCAAATGAAGGATAAAAAGAGAAAGAATAGATTATGGAGTGGAGCATTCAAGTTAAAAGTCGTCATAGATATCATTGAAAATGAACTCTCATACAGTCAAGCAGCACGTAAATATGATATGTATTTAACATCAGGGAGTCTAAATGATACACTACCTGCTAGATGGGTATATCAGTATAGACTCTTTGGGAAAGAGCGTTTCTTTCAAACACCTAAAGATTACCGTAAGAATCCAGTTAGAAATTTCCATACACCATCCAAAGAGGTAGAACAAATTTTAGAACTTAAAGTGAAACACTTAGAAATGGAACTTGAATACTAGAAAATTACTTATTGCCAAAGTTTAAGAAACAGGAACAAACAAGCAAAAATACCAAGTAGTCAAGGAACTAAGGCGAAAGTATGCATTGAAAGATCTATCTTCTAATATCAGGACTTCCCAAATCTGTTTATTACTACTATGAACATCATAAGAAGACAGATAAATATCACGATATAAAGATACTGATATCAAAAATATTTGAAGCGAGTAATCGCACATATGGCTATAGGCGTATTAAACTCGCCCTTCAAAACTTCTATCAAGTCAAAATAGCGTATAAGACAGTTGTAAAGCTCATGAAAGAGCTACATATCGTTTGTAAGGTAAGAAAAAAGAGATATCGTTATATCTCTCAAATATCAAACAAAATTACACCCAATCTACTTAAAAGAGACTTTAAAAAAGATGAACCTAATATTGCATGAGTCACAGATGTATCAGAGTTTAGATTCAATCGTAAACGTTTATATCTATCTGTGATACAAGATCTTTACAATCGTGAAGTTAAAGCCTATCAAATCTCTAGAAGTCAAAACCAGGATTTGATTCTTAAAATTCTTAAGAAAGCAATCAACCCAAATGAGGATTTATCGAAGCTACTCATACACTCTGATCAAGGTATTTTATATCAATCCCTAAAATATCGTAACTACCTAAAAAAATCATCATTTGTGCAATCCATGAGTGCTAAAGGTAACGCCTATTAAATGTCAGTGTTTGAAAGCTTCTTCGGGACACTTAAGTGTGAAACAATCTATTTACAGAAAGTTAAATCACTATCAGATTTGATTAAGACCATTGATGAGTATATTTATTGGTATAATCACCATCGTATTAAATTGACACTTGGAGGCTATTGCCCAATACAATTTAGACTCATGAATCAACAAATATGATACAATAACTACAAAGAACATAAAGTACAAGAAAATGGTACCAGTTCAAGATTGGATGGCATAAGCACTACCAGAAGAAATAGTATTAACAGCACTCCATGAGACAAGGCATGCATATCAAAAAGCAAATATTGACTTCCCACAGTTTTTTGTGGGAAAAGAGACAGAAGAAACAGTTAATCAATGGAAGAAAGATTTTGAAAACTATAATAGACCATATGAAAATAATCTAGACGATTATGCGTCTCAATCTATAGAGAAAGATGCTACTGATTTTGCATGGAAGTTCATATTAAATTATAGAAATGCAGATAAATAGATTTCTTAATACGTTTTTATGGGGGATAATATGTCTTTTAAAGATTGGAAAAAATTGAGTAACTTAATATTTGAAGGGAAAATAAATAAGCATAATTTTACGAGTTTTTTTAAGTATGATGTAATTATGAAAGATATTGCCTTAAACATAAAGAAATATGGTTATTATACTTACGACGGAAGATTTGAAGATTGTGTAATCGATTTTCTATGCAAAAAGTATGTGTCACTTTCAACTGATTTTGATATAGATCTTATGGCAAAAGAGATTTCATTTCAACTAAGAAAACTAATAGTCCCAAATATAATCATTATTCCTTTAAATCATTTGAATAGACTATATCTTCCCAATGAGTTAATTTTAGATGAAAATATTTCTATTTTTTCTATGAATGAAAAAGAATCAAAAATACGTAGAGATAAATCACTTTTGTCAGAATACGTTGAAAAAAAGATTTTTTGTAAATTTGGTGCTGATCACATAGTCGTCACAAAAGATCCATATTTCTTTAACTATCCTATCATGGCTATAAAAATAGAACACATTGATTATATAGTCGAACATGAAGCACCAAAAATTGTTGAATCAGTTTACAGTATCATGAGAATGTTGGACATAGACAAAGTAAGAGAGTCAACAGACCGTGGCTGGGGTGTAAGACATAGAGATCGTTTGCCAGAAGCTCATACATATACGGTTTACTATAAAGAAGCTGGTTCTGATTTCAAAAATCTTAACGAAGGTGAATTAGGATACTCCTTTAGATTTAAATTTTCTCCAATATTAGATATTAATACTCAGTTATTGGTTGAAAACCAAAAAAAATACACGGAACTGCTGAACTTAGTAATTAATAATTCATTCATTGTAGAAGCAGACCATGATAAAAATGACTTCATAATTAGAAAAAAATGGGTGAATGCTATAAACATATTTAATACTGCTTATGAGTTTACCTCGATTGGTAAATTTGATTCGGCATTAATGCTGCTATTCTCTATTCTAGAATCACTATTCTTTAAACTTGGTGAATATAATAAAAAGGATACTTTGATAGAACGCCTATTATTGTTTTTTAATGGAAAGAAATTAGACGTGGATATTAAAGAGTTAATGAAAGATGTTATTAAATATCGTAACGAATTTGTTCATCAAGCAATTGGATTAGAGCGATTTAAAACATATAGAAGCCTTAATGACAGAGAGGGCCATATTCAAGGACAGAAGCCATTTATACACGATGCTTGGTATCCAATGCCTGAAAAAGAGTTTAGGGACTTTAATTTGTTCATGAGACTGGTAATCAATATTTTAATTGATGATCCAGAAATATTATATAATTTCTACATTAGTAATATTGATATATCGTAGTCAAGATATAGGTTTAACAAGCAATTAAGAATATGGATTTCTATTTTAAGGGGGAAGTTATGGAAATAATTAATTTTACTAATCCTGATTCAAAAAAGAACTTTGAATTATCTTTAGATAGTAACATGATATTTATATATGGTGGTAATGGTAGTGGTAAAACAACATTAAGCCGTAGTTTTCAAACTGATAGCTATATGGTCTTCAATACAGATTTTGTCAATAAAAATGTATATATTGTAAAAAGTACAGGGGCTGATGTCGATGGTGAAACAAAAGAAAATTTCAGTTCATTATTTTTAGGTGAGGAAGCAGTCGATTTAGCTAAAGAGGTTGAAAAACTTAACGCAATGAAAAAAGAACTTGACAGGCAAAATAAAGCTCTTTTTGCGAAGTATAAAGAGAAAGTTCAAACAATCGGATTGATACCCTTCAAAAGTATAACTGATGTATTGGAAAAGATAGAATACGAATTTGCATTTGATAGTAAATCAGATTACTTTGCAAATCAGGAAAACTTCAAGTTGAGTAAATTGTTACCTACAACTATAAGTAGTGAAAAAGAGTTTGATGAGTCTATGAGAATTTATAAAGAAGACCACACTATTCAAAGTTTGAATAAAGATATTGAAAAAAACCCTAATTTGAGATCTTTGATTTTTGATAAAGTAAATGTTATTGATACTAATCAAATTGAAAAGTATAACAATATTGTTAATGACATTAAGATTTTAGAGCAAAGCTTTATTAAAGGGAAAAACCCTTCTGAAACAAAGGCATGGATAAAAAAAGGTGTTGCAATACATGACGAGTTGGTTGACTGTATTTTTTGTGGTAATAAGGATATTAAGAGTAAAATTGAAGAGTGGAAGAATAAACTTGATAACAAACTTCTGAAAGAAAAAGATTCACTTGTTGAGCATTTAAAAAATGTTAAGAATGATTTGGATATAATTTTAAGAAATAGAACCTTGTACAAAGATATTGTACCTAAAATAATCTCAACGCTTTCATCATTAAATGGTATTGTTGATGTCTATTTATCTTGCGTTGTTGAAAATAAAATAATTACCATTAGTGAATACACGATCGATATTGATTCTATCCAAAAAGCGGCACAAAATAGGAACTTAGAGCTGTTAAACTATTTAACTAATAAAGAGCTTAATGAGTTATCATATAGTTATGTTTTTCAAGTTGAAATCGAATCTTTTCTTAAAAAGCAAATAGAAGATTCAGAAAAACTAAATCTCATATATGCAAATGAGACAGCTAACTCTATAAACGAAATTTCTAAGATTTTAGGATTTACTAAAGATATAAAAGTTGATTTAGAAAAACGTGGTGACATGCCAAAAATTGCACTTCAAAGTCAAAATAAAGCAACTAAGATTTCTCAGTATAGCGAAGGACAAAGGCACAAGCTAGCTTTGGCTGTATTTTTTTCCAAATGCACAAAAAGTAAAAAAAAGTTTGAAGCAATTGTATTAGATGACCCAGTAATTACTTTAGATGTTAAAGCGTATCATGCTTTAAAAGGATTGTTAAAAGATGAAAGATTTCAGAAAGCCAAAAGATTAATCATAACTACACATAATATTCATTATTTGTATGTTCAAATGTCAAATATTTTAGAAGATGAGCAGCTCAGAAAATATACGAAATTATACGAAATTACATCAGATACATTTAAAGATATCCCGTTAGATGTTCTTAAGTCAGATGATGTATCTTTATACACCAACTATTTAAAATCAATGACTAGTTATGATCAGTTGGGTTATATTTATTGGCTTTCATCTAAGATAGCACGATATTTTCTAGATTTAAGATTAAGATTTAATGGCATAATGTCAGCACAAAGCATGTCTTTAGAGATTGATTTGTTAGATCTTGTTGAAAGCGAAAAGCATGAACTGCAACAATACTTCAATATACTTTCAGAAACATGCAAAAAAAAGAATTTGACTGTAAAAAGTATTATTGAGTCTTTCATTTCAGTCAATCAAATACTAAAAATTTTAGGGTTTCCCCAACTTGTTAATCAAAGCACAATTAAACAATTTGAACAATATGAGAGTGAAATTGTAAAAATTAATGATGAGAGTATAAATGTGTACGATGAATTATTGGTATATGCAAGAGGGATCCATTTCTATGAAGGTACTGATCGTGCTCTACAAGAAATGAAAAATTATATTAACCACCCTAGAAATCAAATAACAGAAAGTATGTTGGTTTTAAAAGCTAGTAAAGATATATGATTGTTGCGTCTGATCAGAGAGTATGTTCTTATTCGTATGAAATCTAATGGTAGATATTCTGTATTTATACTTACTGTATTAATCTGTCGACTTTCAAATTTAATAGAGTTAGGTTTTATCAATATCAATTGTATGAATGTGAGGTTAT harbors:
- a CDS encoding AAA family ATPase, translated to MEIINFTNPDSKKNFELSLDSNMIFIYGGNGSGKTTLSRSFQTDSYMVFNTDFVNKNVYIVKSTGADVDGETKENFSSLFLGEEAVDLAKEVEKLNAMKKELDRQNKALFAKYKEKVQTIGLIPFKSITDVLEKIEYEFAFDSKSDYFANQENFKLSKLLPTTISSEKEFDESMRIYKEDHTIQSLNKDIEKNPNLRSLIFDKVNVIDTNQIEKYNNIVNDIKILEQSFIKGKNPSETKAWIKKGVAIHDELVDCIFCGNKDIKSKIEEWKNKLDNKLLKEKDSLVEHLKNVKNDLDIILRNRTLYKDIVPKIISTLSSLNGIVDVYLSCVVENKIITISEYTIDIDSIQKAAQNRNLELLNYLTNKELNELSYSYVFQVEIESFLKKQIEDSEKLNLIYANETANSINEISKILGFTKDIKVDLEKRGDMPKIALQSQNKATKISQYSEGQRHKLALAVFFSKCTKSKKKFEAIVLDDPVITLDVKAYHALKGLLKDERFQKAKRLIITTHNIHYLYVQMSNILEDEQLRKYTKLYEITSDTFKDIPLDVLKSDDVSLYTNYLKSMTSYDQLGYIYWLSSKIARYFLDLRLRFNGIMSAQSMSLEIDLLDLVESEKHELQQYFNILSETCKKKNLTVKSIIESFISVNQILKILGFPQLVNQSTIKQFEQYESEIVKINDESINVYDELLVYARGIHFYEGTDRALQEMKNYINHPRNQITESMLVLKASKDI
- a CDS encoding IS3 family transposase, encoding MSKIFEASNRTYGYRRIKLALQNFYQVKIAYKTVVKLMKELHIVCKVRKKRYRYISQISNKITPNLLKRDFKKDEPNIA
- a CDS encoding transposase, whose translation is MKDKKRKNRLWSGAFKLKVVIDIIENELSYSQAARKYDMYLTSGSLNDTLPARWVYQYRLFGKERFFQTPKDYRKNPVRNFHTPSKEVEQILELKVKHLEMELEY
- a CDS encoding IS3 family transposase — its product is MSVFESFFGTLKCETIYLQKVKSLSDLIKTIDEYIYWYNHHRIKLTLGGYCPIQFRLMNQQI